The proteins below come from a single Lodderomyces elongisporus chromosome 3, complete sequence genomic window:
- the SIL1 gene encoding nucleotide exchange factor sil1, producing the protein MNKKLILVAISHLFTLIHSSSTNNRGNKNYQDIICDPSNLDNCYPRIFEPTSEWQLIKPGQDIPPGLHVRLNMETSEKEAKLMEREEEEENRKGEVEQQHKFGQEDNHNAGDVNNKVVELIVGENNGDDESPKNQNSNEAGETAKEQTKSRNEQIQQQILKAKTGYKPKSRVNAEDLTNFDSALNEVEQYDAHLQTQTENNNKERFELALDTIQDYVHDIELGVKLTSSKDSTVLRKLIDLAESGDGELKSKVYNIIASSLRNNPEAVQNIIDGRSGIDYTAFTKSLLGQLESASDSVQKRILGIVQALTQNVQFVESFFTFAQGHNYGLNTLVENFTKLGPQAKTRAANILQDLDLVGKSNDRRSLEDDDPSSNVSNFIQHALVENKVSTQSEFEKYFDNLVTIHQQDETLKPTREFLNWLAREVEVRKEKKKRDDVSLEELKFDEEMLRARHEVFGNPMGLRKAIADEL; encoded by the coding sequence ATGAACAAGAAGCTCATTCTAGTTGCAATTTCACACCTCTTCACGCTTATCCACTCGTCATCAACTAACAACAGAGGCAACAAGAATTACCAAGATATCATTTGCGACCCTTCAAACTTGGACAATTGCTACCCTCGAATATTTGAACCTACCTCAGAGTGGCAATTGATCAAACCAGGCCAAGATATACCTCCTGGTTTGCATGTTAGATTGAATATGGAAACACTGgagaaagaagcaaagTTGATGGAacgagaagaagaagaggaaaacagaaaagggGAAGTAGAACAACAGCATAAATTTGGCCAAGAAGACAATCACAATGCCGGAGATGTAAACAACAAAGTGGTTGAGTTGATCGTAGGGGAAAATAATGGAGATGACGAAAGtcccaaaaaccaaaactcGAATGAAGCCGGTGAAACTGCCAAGGAACAGACCAAGAGCCGGAATGAGCagattcaacaacaaatctTGAAAGCGAAAACCGGGTACAAGCCCAAATCTCGTGTCAATGCAGAAGATTTGACGAATTTTGATTCTGCATTGAACGAAGTAGAACAGTATGATGCACATTTGCAGACACAGACGgaaaataacaataaagaaCGGTTTGAGTTGGCACTCGACACCATCCAAGATTATGTGCATGATATTGAACTAGGTGTCAAGTTGACATCTTCAAAAGATAGTACTGTATTACGAAAACTTATTGATTTGGCCGAGTCCGGAGATGGTGAGCTAAAAAGCAAAGTTTATAACATTATTGCTTCATCATTGAGGAACAACCCCGAGGCCGTGCAAAACATTATTGATGGGAGAAGCGGAATTGACTATACCGCATTCACCAAAAGCTTACTTGGTCAGCTAGAGCTGGCTAGCGATCTGGTGCAGAAAAGGATTCTCGGTATAGTGCAGGCTCTAACCCAAAATGTGCAATTTGTCGAGTCATTTTTCACATTTGCCCAGGGCCATAATTATGGACTCAACACTCTTGTTGAAAACTTTACGAAATTGGGCCCCCAGGCAAAGACCAGAGCAGCCAACATTCTTCAAGATTTAGACCTCGTTGGCAAATCGAATGACCGAAGATCATTGGAAGACGACGACCCTAGTTCCAATGTTTCCAATTTCATTCAACATGCACTAGTTGAAAATAAAGTTTCCACCCAATCtgaatttgagaaatattTCGACAATTTGGTGACTATACACCAACAAGACGAGACTTTGAAACCTACTAGGGAGTTTCTTAATTGGCTTGCTAGAGAGGTTGAAgtaagaaaagagaagaaaaagagagatgaTGTTAGTCTTGAGGAGTTGAAGTTTGATGAGGAAATGTTGCGTGCACGCCATGAAGTCTTTGGCAATCCTATGGGGTTGAGAAAAGCCATTGCTGATGAGCTTTAA
- the CYS3 gene encoding cystathionine gamma-lyase cys3, with protein sequence MTVDSSSNFSFGTRAVHVGAPIDATTGAVIEPISLSTTFGQSEPSKPLGIYEYSRSANPNRDNFEQAVASLEQAKYAIALSSGSATTALIIQSLPIGSHIISGGDVYGGTHRYFTKVANHHGVEAQFVANLADDLEATLRPETKLVWVETPSNPTLQVTDIAKVKQILQNHQDKTGNKVILVVDNTFLSPYISNPLKFGADVVVHSVTKYINGHSDVVMGVLATNDSELHEKFRFLQNAIGSIPSPFDSWLAHRGLKTLHLRLRQASNSAQKIAEFLQSKIDNHNDGSIIHVNYPGLSTHKNHDVVSRQHRDGLGGGMISFRIRGGAKAASIFTSSTQLFTLAESLGGIESLIEVPAIMTHGGIPKEEREANGVYDDLVRVSVGIEDTDDLIADIQQALKKVASSL encoded by the coding sequence ATGACTGTTGATTCTTCCTCAAACTTCTCCTTTGGCACCAGAGCCGTCCATGTTGGTGCTCCTATTGACGCCACAACAGGTGCTGTCATTGAACCCATCTCCCTCTCCACCACCTTTGGTCAGTCCGAACCATCCAAGCCATTGGGAATCTACGAATACTCCCGTTCAGCCAATCCAAACAGAGACAACTTTGAACAAGCCGTGGCGTCATTGGAACAAGCCAAATACGCCATCGCCTTGTCCTCAGGTTCTGCCACCACCGCCTTGATTATCCAATCATTGCCTATCGGATCCCACATCATCTCCGGTGGTGACGTTTACGGTGGTACCCACAGATATTTTACAAAGGTTGCCAACCACCACGGCGTTGAAGCCCAATTTGTCGCAAACTTGGCAGATGACTTGGAAGCCACTTTGAGACCAGAAACTAAATTGGTCTGGGTTGAAACCCCTTCAAACCCTACTTTGCAAGTGACCGATATCGCCAAGGTTAAGCAAATCTTGCAAAACCACCAAGACAAGACAGGCAACAAGGTCATCTTGGTTGTCGACAACACTTTTCTCTCCCCATACATCTCCAACCCATTGAAATTCGGTGCCGATGTCGTGGTCCACTCGGTCACAAAATACATCAACGGCCACTCAGACGTGGTTATGGGTGTCCTCGCGACAAACGACTCTGAGTTGCACGAGAAATTCAGATTCTTGCAAAACGCCATCGGCTCAATCCCATCACCATTCGACTCATGGTTGGCACACAGAGGCTTAAAGACATTGCACTTGAGACTTCGTCAGGCATCAAACTCTGCACAAAAGATTGCCGAATTTTTGCAATCCAAGATTGACAACCACAACGATGGATCCATCATCCACGTCAACTACCCAGGCTTATCAACACACAAAAACCACGATGTCGTATCTCGCCAACACAGAGATGGCTTGGGTGGAGGTATGATCTCCTTCAGAATTAGAGGTGGTGCCAAAGCAGCCTCCATCTTTACTTCATCAACCCAATTATTTACATTGGCAGAATCTCTTGGTGGTATCGAATCCCTCATCGAAGTTCCTGCCATCATGACGCACGGCGGTATTCCaaaggaagagagagaggcaAACGGAGTTTACGACGACTTGGTCAGAGTCTCTGTTGGTATCGAAGACACCGACGACTTGATTGCCGACATCCAACAAGCCTTGAAGAAAGTTGCATCAAGCTTGTAA
- a CDS encoding uncharacterized protein (BUSCO:EOG09264L06), which yields MSAENVFGAICSGRPMVLAQQVDTTKYVISVPNASKINYITIFILPNSPFVDNNLTALVYFQLPTPQQQQRQQQQQQQQQQQQQQPEFKLLGGINPAKPSAIYRLSNFSSGAGNDSGSGTGFGGSSTGDSTIENDQGMEVDNTFNGQGSGIGGASGTDANDQVTINIGISIEPTVQAEQILQQSKADNSGGLVHTRASTTTTTTTTARANGEIPAIKDPQSTATLANKIVGHAYNYLASFIDPQGKVPIKAFDNWWEKFKTKLQTNPNFLNELQE from the coding sequence ATGAGTGCAGAGAATGTGTTTGGTGCAATTTGTCTGGGGAGACCTATGGTTCTTGCTCAGCAAGTAGATACAACAAAGTATGTGATTAGTGTACCCAATGCGTCTAAGATCAATTATATTACCATATTTATATTGCCAAATTCTCCATTTGTCGATAACAATCTCACAGCATtggtttattttcaattgccTACAccccaacaacaacaacgacaacaacaacaacaacaacagcagcagcagcagcagcagcagccgGAGTTTAAGCTTCTTGGAGGTATCAATCCAGCGAAACCTTCTGCGATATATAGGTTGTCCAATTTTAGCTCCGGAGCTGGTAATgatagtggtagtggtactGGTTTTGGCGGTAGTAGTACTGGTGATTCTACAATAGAGAATGACCAAGGAATGGAAGTGGACAATACTTTTAACGGACAAGGATCGGGGATTGGGGGTGCAAGTGGGACTGATGCGAATGATCAAGTGACTATTAATATCGGAATATCAATTGAGCCTACGGTACAAGCAGAGCagattttgcaacaatCAAAAGCAGATAACAGTGGTGGGTTAGTTCACACGCGTGCatcgacgacgacgacgacgacgacgacagCTAGGGCCAATGGAGAAATTCCAGCTATCAAGGATCCTCAGAGTACAGCTACGTTGGCGAATAAGATTGTGGGGCATGCCTATAACTATCTAGCTAGCTTTATTGATCCTCAGGGGAAAGTGCCTATTAAGGCGTTTGACAATTGGTGGGAGAAGTTTAAGACAAAGTTGCAGACCAATCCCAACTTCTTAAACGAACTACAGGAGTAG
- the ATS1 gene encoding alpha tubulin suppressor has product MYQILSCGSNGNYQLGLDNDEDQSILQPATFMLLDPNTNELKSNTKLESKPIKITCGGNHTLVLFESGEVYGCGANDNGQIGCKEKEKEEEEELEAEQHHCFKIIHPPTPKGVWTDIACSWECSYLVCDKKKVYSLGRGNKGELGLGSGVLSNSDINLGLLREFEYPVTKIKSSLNHVLLQTSDGKLYGWGSCRKGQLGDVLDPSLIKRGAIWQPVALHFTSEDNNLDMSSSTIDDFVLGRDYTVFLKREKHGKLEIYGRANIDKDKLDMCISCDKDYKIEKIESMWSSIHVKINNEIKSYGVNTHGQLYNYKFPQSIEHLKDCYSFVVGSEHGLLLADNKVFAWGWGEHGNCGSPNYAAKACSTHSPETLPDDITFDYLNPLYTGQDKVHLIAGGCATSWVVIESESELD; this is encoded by the coding sequence ATGTATCAAATACTTTCGTGTGGCTCGAATGGAAACTATCAATTGGGACTAGACAATGATGAAGACCAATCTATACTACAACCAGCCACTTTTATGCTCCTTGATCCAAACACTAATGAGTTGAAATCAAACACTAAGCTCGAAAGCAAACCCATAAAGATAACATGTGGTGGAAACCACACACTTGTTCTATTTGAGTCTGGTGAAGTATATGGCTGTGGAGCCAATGACAACGGCCAAATTGgttgtaaagaaaaagaaaaagaagaagaagaagaactaGAAGCTGAACAGCATCATTGCTTCAAAATAATCCACCCACCCACACCAAAAGGTGTATGGACCGATATTGCATGCAGTTGGGAATGCTCCTACTTGGTCTgcgacaaaaaaaaagtgtataGCCTTGGTCGTGGTAACAAAGGTGAATTGGGACTAGGGCTGGGTGTGCTAAGTAATAGTGATATCAATCTTGGCTTGTTGCGTGAATTTGAGTACCCTGTCACCAAGATAAAGTCATCCTTGAACCACGTATTGCTCCAAACAAGCGATGGTAAACTTTATGGCTGGGGAAGCTGCAGAAAAGGACAATTGGGTGATGTCTTGGATCCATCACTAATCAAACGAGGAGCAATTTGGCAACCGGTTGCACTACATTTTACATCAGAGGATAATAATCTCGACATGAGTTCTTCAACCATCGATGACTTTGTTCTAGGACGAGACTATACAGTGTTTCTCAAAAGGGAAAAGCATGGGAAACTCGAAATATACGGAAGAGCCAATATTGACAAAGACAAATTAGATATGTGCATTTCGTGCGATAAAGATTATAAGATTGAGAAAATCGAATCGATGTGGTCTTCCATACATGTCAAAATCAATAATGAGATCAAGTCGTATGGAGTCAATACGCACGGTCAACTCTACAACTACAAGTTCCCTCAATCAATTGAGCATTTAAAGGATTGTTACCTGTTTGTAGTTGGTAGTGAGCATGGTCTATTACTAGCAGACAACAAGGTCTTTGCCTGGGGATGGGGAGAACATGGTAATTGTGGAAGCCCCAATTACGCAGCTAAAGCTTGTAGTACCCATTCACCCGAAACGTTGCCAGATGATATTACTTTTGACTACCTAAATCCGTTGTACACTGGCCAAGACAAGGTCCATCTCATTGCTGGAGGATGTGCAACAAGCTGGGTGGTTATAGAGTCAGAATCAGAATTAGACTAA